One genomic segment of Mangifera indica cultivar Alphonso chromosome 6, CATAS_Mindica_2.1, whole genome shotgun sequence includes these proteins:
- the LOC123218053 gene encoding mitochondrial amidoxime reducing component 2 isoform X1, with the protein MEKTSSSSQLSAKIKSIFIYPVKSCRGISVSQAPLTPTGFRWDRQWMVVNHKGRAFTQRNEPKLSLVEIELPKEVFLEGWEPTGSSYMVIKAPGMDALRISLSKPHVVTDGSVWEWSGSALDEGAEAANWFTKFLGKTSRLARFNAASETRPVDPEYARGHKTMFSDGFPFMLLSQGSLDALNKLLNEPVPINRFRPNILVDGCEPFSEDLWTEIRINKFTFEGVKLCSRCKIPTINQDTGIAGSEPNETLMKFRSDKVLRPNQKQQRKIYFGQNLVWKDSLTAGKGNVVKVGDPVFVLRKVSSAAEAAA; encoded by the exons ATGGAGAAGACTTCATCTTCGTCTCAGCTTTCagccaaaataaaatcaatctttATATACCCAGTTAAATCATGCAGAGGAATTTCTGTTTCTCAGGCACCCCTCACCCCCACTG GATTTCGGTGGGATAGGCAGTGGATGGTAGTTAATCACAAAGGCAGGGCATTTACTCAAAGAAATGAACCTAAACTCTCTCTGGTAGAGATTGAGCTTCCAAAGGAGGTATTTTTAGAAGGATGGGAACCTACTGGGAGCTCATACATGG TAATAAAGGCTCCAGGGATGGATGCGCTTAGGATTTCTCTGAGTAAGCCACATGTTGTAACAGATGGTTCAGTGTGGGAGTGGTCTGGCTCTGCATTGGATGAAGGAGCTGAAGCAGCAAACTGGTTTACAAAATTTCTTGGGAAAACTAGCCGGCTAGCTCGTTTTAATGCAG CATCAGAAACTAGGCCTGTGGATCCAGAATATGCCCGGGGACACAAAACAATGTTCTCCGACGGATTTCCATTTATGCTTTTGTCTCAG GGATCTTTGGATGCACTAAATAAGCTCCTCAATGAGCCTGTTCCAATCAACCGTTTTAGACCCAA CATCCTTGTTGATGGTTGTGAGCCATTTTCTGAGGACTTATGGACTGAGATTCGGATTAACAAATTCACATTTGAAGGTGTCAAGTTATGCTCCCGCTGTAAg ATACCAACTATAAATCAGGACACAGGGATTGCCGGGTCTGAACCAAATGAAACTCTGATGAAATTTAGATCAGACAAAGTGCTGCGCCCGAATCAAAAGCAGCAGCGAAAG ATTTACTTTGGCCAAAACTTAGTCTGGAAGGACAGCCTCACTGCAGGAAAGGGAAATGTTGTCAAAGTTGGGGATCCTGTTTTCGTCCTCAGGAAAGTCTCATCTGCTGCAGAAGCAGCAGCCTGA
- the LOC123218053 gene encoding mitochondrial amidoxime reducing component 2 isoform X2 yields the protein MGFRWDRQWMVVNHKGRAFTQRNEPKLSLVEIELPKEVFLEGWEPTGSSYMVIKAPGMDALRISLSKPHVVTDGSVWEWSGSALDEGAEAANWFTKFLGKTSRLARFNAASETRPVDPEYARGHKTMFSDGFPFMLLSQGSLDALNKLLNEPVPINRFRPNILVDGCEPFSEDLWTEIRINKFTFEGVKLCSRCKIPTINQDTGIAGSEPNETLMKFRSDKVLRPNQKQQRKIYFGQNLVWKDSLTAGKGNVVKVGDPVFVLRKVSSAAEAAA from the exons ATGG GATTTCGGTGGGATAGGCAGTGGATGGTAGTTAATCACAAAGGCAGGGCATTTACTCAAAGAAATGAACCTAAACTCTCTCTGGTAGAGATTGAGCTTCCAAAGGAGGTATTTTTAGAAGGATGGGAACCTACTGGGAGCTCATACATGG TAATAAAGGCTCCAGGGATGGATGCGCTTAGGATTTCTCTGAGTAAGCCACATGTTGTAACAGATGGTTCAGTGTGGGAGTGGTCTGGCTCTGCATTGGATGAAGGAGCTGAAGCAGCAAACTGGTTTACAAAATTTCTTGGGAAAACTAGCCGGCTAGCTCGTTTTAATGCAG CATCAGAAACTAGGCCTGTGGATCCAGAATATGCCCGGGGACACAAAACAATGTTCTCCGACGGATTTCCATTTATGCTTTTGTCTCAG GGATCTTTGGATGCACTAAATAAGCTCCTCAATGAGCCTGTTCCAATCAACCGTTTTAGACCCAA CATCCTTGTTGATGGTTGTGAGCCATTTTCTGAGGACTTATGGACTGAGATTCGGATTAACAAATTCACATTTGAAGGTGTCAAGTTATGCTCCCGCTGTAAg ATACCAACTATAAATCAGGACACAGGGATTGCCGGGTCTGAACCAAATGAAACTCTGATGAAATTTAGATCAGACAAAGTGCTGCGCCCGAATCAAAAGCAGCAGCGAAAG ATTTACTTTGGCCAAAACTTAGTCTGGAAGGACAGCCTCACTGCAGGAAAGGGAAATGTTGTCAAAGTTGGGGATCCTGTTTTCGTCCTCAGGAAAGTCTCATCTGCTGCAGAAGCAGCAGCCTGA